The following proteins are encoded in a genomic region of Oryctolagus cuniculus chromosome 13, mOryCun1.1, whole genome shotgun sequence:
- the LOC100346558 gene encoding histone H3.3A, whose translation MARTKQTARKSTGGKAPRKQLATKAARKSAPSTGGVKKPHRYRPGTVALREIRRYQKSTELLIRKLPFQRLVREIAQDFKTDLRFQSAAIGALQEASEAYLVGLFEDTNLCAIHAKRVTIMPKDIQLARRIRGERA comes from the exons ATGGCTCGTACAAAGCAGACTGCCCGCAAATCGACTGGTGGTAAAGCACCCAGGAAGCAACTGGCTACAAAAGCCGCTCGCAAGAGTGCGCCCTCTACTGGAGGGGTGAAGAAACCTCATCGTTACAG GCCCGGTACTGTGGCACTTCGTGAAATCAGACGTTATCAGAAGTCCACTGAGCTTCTGATTCGCAAACTCCCCTTCCAGCGTCTGGTGCGAGAAATCGCTCAGGACTTCAAAACAGATCTGCGCTTCCAGAGCGCAGCTATTGGTGCTTTGCAG GAGGCAAGCGAGGCCTATCTGGTTGGCCTTTTTGAAGACACCAACCTGTGTGCTATCCATGCCAAACGTGTAACAATTATGCCAAAAGACATCCAGCTAGCACGCCGCATACGTGGAGAACGTGCTTAA